A DNA window from bacterium contains the following coding sequences:
- a CDS encoding MFS transporter, with translation MRIISFRHATLSAVEDIVTPRRGEVGVVYLTGLAQGLSLITFPAVSTILTNPKLYHLSDSEYGALFVPLVVLAIAGSSLGPGIARRSGLKWVFVAGMGFNLGAMVVLASSQWFVASHGAAYALLLVATAALGAGFGTTLMALNTYVEEFFPTRSDVAIPALHAFLGTGSALAPVLIAVSAGAAWWALPVAVASGFMLLGLAALGQPLRGGEEDPVPRAAAIEMPRERPVGLWPYAAAVLLYGVCETAFGNWATIYLHEDRRLSLASAEFALTAFWAFVTAGRVAVAAIAIWIPVRWIYRALPLLILAAFLAIPAASHRAAAGIAAFGIAGVGCSAFFPLSISLAEQRFSTRAATVSGELVTVYMIGYGLAAFGIGPIRDVGHVPLGVVYPGASVLAAATAVLAWRVTAAMPR, from the coding sequence GGCGTCGTCTACCTCACCGGCCTCGCGCAGGGCCTGAGCCTGATCACGTTTCCCGCGGTCAGCACCATCCTGACCAATCCGAAACTCTACCATCTCAGCGACAGCGAGTACGGCGCTCTGTTCGTACCGCTCGTCGTGTTGGCCATCGCCGGTTCGAGCCTCGGGCCGGGCATTGCGCGGCGGTCGGGTCTGAAATGGGTCTTCGTCGCCGGGATGGGCTTCAATCTCGGAGCCATGGTGGTGCTCGCGTCCAGCCAATGGTTTGTCGCCTCACACGGGGCCGCCTACGCGCTGCTGCTCGTGGCGACGGCGGCCCTCGGCGCGGGGTTCGGGACCACCCTGATGGCGCTCAACACGTACGTCGAGGAATTCTTCCCCACACGCAGCGACGTCGCGATTCCCGCCCTGCACGCGTTTCTCGGCACCGGCTCGGCGCTGGCGCCGGTCTTGATCGCGGTCTCCGCCGGCGCGGCGTGGTGGGCGCTGCCGGTCGCCGTCGCGTCGGGCTTCATGCTCCTCGGCCTCGCCGCCCTCGGCCAACCCCTGCGCGGCGGCGAGGAGGACCCCGTGCCGCGGGCGGCGGCGATCGAGATGCCCCGGGAGCGGCCGGTCGGTCTCTGGCCGTATGCCGCCGCGGTCCTCCTCTACGGTGTCTGCGAGACCGCGTTCGGCAACTGGGCCACGATCTATCTCCACGAGGACCGGCGGCTCTCCCTCGCCTCGGCCGAATTCGCGCTGACCGCGTTCTGGGCGTTCGTCACGGCCGGCCGCGTCGCCGTCGCGGCGATCGCGATCTGGATCCCCGTGCGCTGGATCTATCGCGCCCTGCCGCTCCTCATCCTCGCGGCGTTTCTGGCGATTCCGGCGGCGAGTCACCGCGCGGCGGCGGGCATCGCCGCCTTCGGCATCGCCGGAGTGGGGTGCTCGGCATTTTTCCCGCTGAGCATCAGCCTCGCGGAACAGAGGTTTTCGACGCGCGCCGCGACCGTCTCCGGCGAGCTGGTCACCGTCTACATGATCGGCTACGGCTTGGCGGCCTTTGGGATCGGTCCCATCAGGGACGTCGGTCACGTCCCCCTCGGCGTCGTGTATCCGGGCGCGAGTGTGCTGGCCGCCGCCACCGCCGTGCTCGCGTGGCGCGTGACCGCCGCGATGCCGCGTTGA
- a CDS encoding FAD/NAD(P)-binding oxidoreductase: MPHYTYLIVGAGMTADAAIGGIREVDPNESVGLIGSDPHPPYNRPPLSKALWKGKPLDSIWRSTDRRGADLHLGRTVRALDPAGRSVTDDRGTVYTWDRLLLATGGAPKRLTFGDDAIIYYRTLDDYTRLRELTERGRRFAVIGAGFIGSEIAAALAMNGRQPVMIFPGPGIGHHIFPPDLSQFLNGYYRERGVDVRPGETAAGLQPEENGRAILLTRGGQRLAVDGVVAGIGIAPNTALAEAAGLSVEDGIVVNERLETTRAAVYAAGDVALFPAPALGRRIRVEHEDNANTMGRAAGRAMAGAEEPYRHLPFFYSDLFDLGYEAVGDLDSRLETVSDWVEPFRQGVVYYLQHGRVRGVLLWNTWGQVDAARQLIAEPGPFRPADVRGRLPVKS; this comes from the coding sequence ATGCCCCACTACACCTACCTCATCGTCGGCGCAGGCATGACCGCCGATGCCGCCATTGGGGGAATCAGGGAGGTCGATCCCAACGAATCGGTCGGCCTCATCGGAAGCGATCCCCACCCGCCCTACAACCGGCCCCCGCTATCCAAGGCGCTGTGGAAGGGAAAACCGCTCGACAGCATCTGGCGATCCACCGACCGCCGGGGCGCCGATCTCCATCTGGGGCGGACGGTCCGCGCGCTCGATCCGGCGGGGCGCAGCGTCACGGACGACCGTGGAACCGTCTACACGTGGGACCGGCTGCTGCTGGCCACCGGCGGGGCCCCGAAGCGGCTGACGTTTGGGGACGACGCGATCATTTATTATCGGACGCTCGATGATTACACACGGCTGCGGGAGCTCACCGAGCGAGGCCGGCGGTTCGCCGTGATCGGCGCCGGCTTCATCGGGTCGGAGATCGCGGCGGCCCTCGCGATGAACGGCCGGCAGCCCGTCATGATCTTTCCGGGGCCCGGGATCGGCCATCATATATTCCCGCCGGACCTGTCTCAATTTCTCAACGGGTACTACCGGGAGAGGGGCGTGGACGTGCGCCCGGGCGAGACGGCGGCCGGCCTCCAACCGGAGGAGAACGGTCGGGCGATTCTCCTCACGCGGGGCGGGCAGCGACTCGCGGTCGACGGCGTCGTAGCGGGGATCGGCATCGCCCCCAACACGGCGCTGGCCGAAGCAGCCGGTCTATCGGTCGAGGACGGCATCGTCGTCAACGAGCGGCTCGAGACGACGCGTGCGGCGGTCTACGCGGCGGGCGACGTCGCCCTGTTCCCCGCGCCGGCGCTCGGACGGCGCATCCGGGTCGAGCACGAAGACAATGCCAACACGATGGGCCGGGCCGCCGGCCGCGCCATGGCCGGCGCCGAGGAGCCCTACCGGCATCTGCCGTTCTTCTACTCCGACCTGTTCGACCTGGGCTACGAGGCGGTGGGGGACCTGGATTCGCGCCTGGAGACGGTGTCGGACTGGGTGGAGCCGTTCCGCCAGGGCGTCGTCTACTATCTGCAGCACGGCCGCGTGCGGGGCGTCCTGCTGTGGAACACCTGGGGCCAGGTCGACGCCGCGCGGCAGCTCATCGCGGAGCCGGGCCCCTTCCGCCCGGCCGACGTCAGGGGGAGACTGCCCGTCAAGTCCTAA
- a CDS encoding aldo/keto reductase: MIPTLAFGRTGHESMRTIFGAAALARLTQDEADPVLDLLLRHGVNHIDVAASYGDAELRLAPWLRTHRDRFFLATKTGSRAYDAAKRQIHLSLERLGVERVDLIQLHNLADPIEWDTALSAGGALDACVEAREQGLVRYIGVTGHGTQIAATHLRSLERFDFDSVLLPYNYVMMQDPHYAAMFERLVAACRERNVAVQTIKAIARRPWWGRERTRTTWYQPLEDQRDIDLAVHWVLSRPGIFLNTVGDIALLPKVLDAAGRFTAAPGAAAMREATARLEMLPLFV; the protein is encoded by the coding sequence ATGATCCCAACGCTCGCCTTCGGGCGGACCGGACACGAGAGCATGCGGACGATCTTCGGTGCGGCGGCGCTGGCGCGGCTCACGCAGGATGAAGCCGACCCCGTCCTCGACCTCCTCCTACGCCACGGGGTCAACCACATCGACGTCGCCGCGAGTTACGGCGACGCCGAACTGCGGCTCGCGCCGTGGCTCCGGACGCACCGCGATCGCTTCTTCCTCGCCACCAAGACGGGAAGCCGCGCGTACGACGCGGCGAAGCGCCAGATCCATCTTTCGCTGGAGCGCCTGGGCGTGGAGCGCGTCGACTTGATCCAGCTCCACAATCTCGCCGACCCGATCGAGTGGGATACCGCGCTCAGTGCGGGCGGCGCGCTCGACGCCTGCGTCGAGGCGCGCGAGCAGGGCTTGGTGCGATACATCGGCGTGACCGGGCACGGCACGCAAATCGCGGCCACGCACCTGCGCAGCCTGGAGCGGTTCGATTTCGATTCGGTGCTGCTGCCGTACAACTACGTGATGATGCAGGATCCCCACTACGCGGCGATGTTCGAACGCCTCGTCGCCGCGTGCCGCGAGCGGAACGTGGCCGTGCAGACGATCAAGGCCATCGCCCGCCGCCCGTGGTGGGGCCGCGAGCGTACGCGCACCACCTGGTACCAGCCGCTCGAGGATCAGCGCGACATCGACCTCGCGGTGCACTGGGTCCTCTCACGCCCGGGCATTTTCCTCAACACCGTCGGTGACATCGCGCTCTTGCCGAAGGTGCTGGACGCCGCCGGCCGTTTCACGGCCGCGCCGGGTGCGGCGGCGATGCGCGAGGCGACCGCGCGGCTCGAGATGCTTCCCCTGTTCGTCTGA
- a CDS encoding LLM class flavin-dependent oxidoreductase, translating into MRFGIAIPQFVADGTFNPAAFRAYLARAEALGFDSAWTQEQVLGSLPHLGPMETMTYAAACSERLRLGCAVFVTPLYSPVHLAKSLATLDQLSRGRLEVGVGTGGRGRMFSAFAVDPDRLVARFVEGLQLMKALWTEPRVTFTGRFWRLDEAAMEPKPFQKPHPPIWFGGSHPAAVRRAVRHGDGFFGAGSQTTGRFAEQVRILRDALAESGRPAAGFPIAKRVYLAVDHDVVRARRRIGAALHELYRHFGLQNLEAVAVFGPPEACVTGLREVADAGAGMILLNPLFDEAEQMERLAAEVVPQLS; encoded by the coding sequence ATGCGATTTGGCATCGCCATCCCGCAGTTCGTCGCCGACGGGACGTTCAATCCGGCCGCCTTCCGCGCCTACCTGGCGCGGGCCGAGGCGCTCGGGTTCGACAGCGCCTGGACGCAGGAGCAGGTGCTGGGCTCGTTGCCCCATTTGGGACCGATGGAGACCATGACCTACGCGGCCGCCTGCAGCGAGCGGCTGCGTCTGGGATGCGCCGTGTTCGTCACGCCCCTGTACAGCCCGGTCCATCTGGCCAAGAGCCTCGCCACGCTTGACCAGCTCAGCCGAGGCCGGCTCGAGGTGGGTGTCGGCACCGGGGGGCGCGGTCGAATGTTCTCCGCGTTCGCGGTCGATCCGGATCGACTGGTCGCGCGGTTCGTCGAGGGGCTTCAGCTGATGAAGGCGCTGTGGACCGAACCCCGGGTCACGTTCACGGGCCGCTTCTGGCGGCTCGACGAGGCGGCCATGGAGCCCAAGCCGTTTCAGAAGCCGCACCCGCCGATCTGGTTCGGCGGCAGCCATCCGGCGGCGGTGCGGCGTGCCGTCCGGCACGGCGACGGCTTCTTCGGCGCCGGATCGCAGACCACCGGCCGGTTCGCCGAGCAGGTGCGGATTCTGCGCGACGCGCTCGCGGAGAGTGGACGACCGGCCGCGGGATTCCCGATCGCCAAACGCGTCTACCTCGCCGTGGACCATGACGTCGTACGCGCCCGGCGGCGGATCGGCGCTGCGCTGCACGAACTCTACCGGCATTTTGGACTACAAAACCTCGAGGCCGTCGCCGTCTTCGGTCCGCCGGAGGCATGCGTGACGGGGCTCCGCGAGGTGGCGGACGCGGGCGCCGGGATGATCCTGCTCAATCCGCTCTTCGATGAAGCGGAGCAGATGGAGCGCCTGGCGGCCGAGGTCGTCCCGCAGCTGTCGTAG